In a single window of the Panulirus ornatus isolate Po-2019 chromosome 23, ASM3632096v1, whole genome shotgun sequence genome:
- the LOC139756685 gene encoding uncharacterized protein has product MKVFLVVLVSVVARAWAQDGSFVLDSRGVHVEQGLTPSPELLENHQAFSQNFKQRSEESARAYSLGEVAFNDPIPEYSWAYEVDARSTGDKKSAREERRGDVVVGQYSVNDPDGSVRVVDYSVAPGTGFQATVSKQYGVEGFQSRDQYLQESRNQFQNQQYSRNQFLNQENSDRFQQNRNQYQEGRDQFLNQKNRNQYSLNAIQYSQANNQYRQNQNQYQQNQDQQSSNQYQQNPNQYQGRRSQYQQNRNQYQQNQDQETRTQYSQNRNQYQQNQYNQINNQYQGTRNQYQQNQNQYQQRRNQYQQNFNQYQQNQNQYQQNQNQYQQNQNQYQRNVNQYQLNRNQYQSSDNQYTQTNQPNEFNYNSYNSQRYGTNNNYNYNRYNQNYQRNYNNLYNRDQNQQYQLSRYSQNQYNRRDNQFNNQRTSSINQFNRNQDTRLSNQYNLNRYGSLNRVTNPVVQRLSVNRENPNQQNQDYSSVSVLLAGNRS; this is encoded by the exons ATGAAg gtgtttctggttgtgttggtgagtgtaGTGGCCCGGGCGTGGGCACAAGATGGCTCCTTTGTGTTGGACTCACGAGGGGTCCATGTGGAGCAGGGCCTGACGCCTTCTCCGGAGCTCCTGGAGAACCACCAAGCCTTCTCTCAGAACTTCAAACAACGTTCTGAGGAGTCGGCCAGGGCCTACAGCCTGGGCGAGGTCGCCTTCAACGACCCT ATCCCGGAGTACTCGTGGGCGTACGAGGTTGACGCCAGGTCCACTGGGGACAAGAAGTCTGCCCGGGAGGAGCGTCggggtgacgtggtggtgggtcAGTACAGCGTCAACGACCCCGACGGGTCTGTGCGTGTCGTCGACTACTCTGTGGCTCCCGGTACTGGATTCCAGGCAACTGTCAGCAAGCAATACGGTGTTGAAGGTTTCCAGAGCCGAGACCAGTACCTCCAAGAGAGCCGCAACCAGTTCCAGAACCAACAGTATAGTCGCAACCAGTTTCTCAACCAAGAGAACAGCGACCGGTTCCAGCAGAACCGGAACCAGTACCAGGAAGGCCGCGACCAGTTCCTGAACCAAAAGAACCGCAACCAGTATTCTCTTAATGCCATCCAGTATTCACAGGCTAATAACCAGTACCGCCAGAACCAGAACCAGTACCAGCAGAACCAAGACCAACAGAGCAGCAACCAGTACCAACAGAACCCTAACCAGTACCAAGGCAGACGCAGCCAATACCAACAAAACCGGAACCAGTACCAGCAGAACCAAGATCAGGAGACCCGCACCCAATATTCTCAGAACCGCAACCAATATCAACAGAACCAGTACAACCAGATCAACAACCAGTACCAAGGAACCCGCAACCAGTACCAGCAGAACCAGAACCAGTACCAACAACGACGCAACCAGTACCAACAGAACTTCAACCAGTATCAACAGAACCAGAACCAGTATCAACAGAACCAGAACCAGTATCAACAGAACCAGAACCAGTATCAACGAAACGTCAACCAGTACCAGTTGAACCGTAACCAGTACCAGTCCAGTGACAACCAGTACACCCAAACTAACCAACCTAACGAGTTTAACTACAACAGTTACAACTCCCAGCGGTATGGCACCaataacaactacaactacaacagatACAACCAAAATTACCAGCGGAACTACAACAACCTGTACAACCGCGATCAGAACCAACAGTACCAACTTTCCCGGTATTCCCAGAACCAGTACAACCGTCGTGACAACCAATTCAACAACCAACGCACCTCCAGTATCAACCAGTTCAACCGCAACCAAGACACCCGCCTCAGCAACCAGTACAACCTGAACCGGTATGGTAGCCTCAACAGGGTGACGAACCCCGTGGTTCAAAGACTTTCGGTGAACCGGGAGAACCCAAACCAACAGAACCAAGATTACTCGTCTGTTAGCGTCCTTCTGGCTGGCAACCGCTCCTGA